The Carassius carassius chromosome 31, fCarCar2.1, whole genome shotgun sequence genome includes a region encoding these proteins:
- the LOC132112165 gene encoding dnaJ homolog subfamily C member 8-like, which produces MAAGGSGDDAFQTFYTEVKQIEKRDSVLTSKQQIDRLLRPGASYFNLNPFEVEPHTDQDTPSHTNTVHFNITDYYCPFFMKIPTFI; this is translated from the exons ATGGCGGCGGGCGGCAGCGGGGATGATGCGTTTCAGACCTTCTACACAGAG gtGAAGCAGATCGAGAAGAGAGACTCAGTGTTGACCTCCAAACAGCAGATCGACAGATTACTGAGACCAGGAGCCTCATACTTCAACCTCAATCCCTTCGAGGTCGAACCTCACACAGATCAGGACACACCGTCACACACTAACACTGTTCACTTTAATATCACGGATTATTACTGTCCGTTCTTCATGAAGATCCCTACGTTTATTTAG